A single Candidatus Aminicenantes bacterium DNA region contains:
- a CDS encoding tetratricopeptide repeat protein: MKRACILIVILPLLAACAKRGPTLPGQLKPGSAEYILNEGVFYLNQGQIDMAREKIQEALKKKPNSKAAHYSMGVVYTYLRDFPAAIKHFRIVISMDPEYWDAYNSLGLIYIETGELDLARQNLLKAATADKYRNPENAYVNLAMLEIKREAYDNALRYVDKGITQNRNFAPLHNLRGIILEKQGNLDEALYHYKKALNCLTEEDANILLNVARVHHLLGQKNKALDLLDQALGLAKDEFTTQRIRTLMREVEGKKEDTANDN, encoded by the coding sequence ATGAAACGAGCCTGTATCTTGATCGTCATTCTGCCGCTGCTTGCGGCCTGCGCCAAACGCGGGCCGACATTGCCGGGTCAACTCAAACCCGGATCGGCCGAGTACATCCTCAACGAGGGGGTCTTTTACCTGAACCAGGGGCAAATTGACATGGCGCGGGAAAAGATCCAGGAGGCCTTAAAAAAGAAGCCCAACTCCAAAGCCGCCCACTATTCCATGGGTGTGGTCTATACCTACCTGCGGGACTTTCCCGCCGCCATAAAACACTTCAGAATCGTAATCAGCATGGACCCGGAATACTGGGACGCATATAACTCGCTGGGCCTTATCTACATTGAGACCGGTGAATTGGACCTCGCCCGGCAGAACCTGCTCAAAGCCGCCACCGCGGACAAGTACCGCAATCCGGAAAACGCTTACGTCAATCTGGCAATGCTGGAAATCAAACGTGAAGCCTATGACAACGCCTTGCGATATGTGGACAAAGGCATCACGCAAAACCGCAATTTCGCCCCGTTACACAACCTGAGGGGCATTATCCTGGAAAAGCAGGGAAACCTGGATGAAGCGCTATACCATTACAAAAAAGCCCTGAACTGCCTGACTGAAGAAGATGCGAACATCCTGCTCAACGTGGCCCGGGTCCACCATCTATTGGGACAGAAAAACAAAGCCCTGGACCTTCTGGATCAGGCGTTGGGACTGGCCAAGGACGAATTTACCACGCAGCGCATCCGCACGTTGATGCGCGAAGTGGAAGGCAAAAAAGAAGACACGGCCAACGACAACTAA